The following DNA comes from Amblyraja radiata isolate CabotCenter1 chromosome 30, sAmbRad1.1.pri, whole genome shotgun sequence.
TAGAGGTCGATCTGTTGGCCTAAGAATTGGCCCGACGCCTAGAATCCTTCACCTGTGAAACCCCGTGAGGAGTTCACCTGGAGTTTTGAGCGCTCCCCGAGAGTCGTCTTTTTCCGCCAATTCGAGGGGGAGGTTTGGGAGTTATTGCAGCGTTTAGTGATCTCGGACTGGGTCCGCGGATTCTCGTGTGCTGAGTTTCTCTCCAGCTTTTGGCCGCAGAGTCTCACCATGCCCAGCGCAACACTGTGGTGTACACTCGTGCTCCTCGGAGCCTCGACGCTCGCTAAAGAGGTAAGGACATCTCATATTAGGgtgaggttaggtaagggggaggtgcagcgagacctgggtgtccttgtacaccggtcactgaaagttggcgtgcaggtacagcaggcagtgaagaaagctaatggaatgttggccttcataacaagaggatttcagtataggagtagagaggttcttctgcagttgtatagggctctggtgagaccacatctggagtattgcgtacagttttggtctcctaatttgaggaaggacatccttgtgattgaggtaggttcgcgagattgatccctgggatggcgggactgtcatacgaggaaagattgaaaaggctaggcttgtactcactggagtttagaaggatgagggggcatcttaaagaaacatgtaaaattataataggactggacaagctagatgcaggaaaaaatgttcccaatgttgggcgagtccagaaccagggggccacacaccgtcttagaataaaggggaggccatttaagatttTGATTTGAGgtttaaaaaactttttcacccagagagttgtgaatttgtggaattccctgccacagagggcagtggaggccaaatcactggatggatttaagagagagttagatagagctctaggggctagtggagtcaagggatatggggtgaaggcaggcacgggttattgattggggatgatcagccatgatcacaatgaatggcggtgctggcttgattggctgaatggcctcctcctgcacctattgtctatgtttctatattgctcTTGACTTGTCCTCCTCATTAAATTGTACATAGAAgccctcgttgtcagcttcccctagctaacaatatcTGTTCTACTGTTTCCTAGATCGGCATCCCCTTTGATATCTTGTTTTcacgccttacccttccatatctcttgtttcaagagagagctagatagggcatgttcccgatgttgggggagtccagaaccaggggccacacacaatttatgactaaggggtcggccatttagaacggagatgagaaaacacttttttcacacagagagttgtgagtctgtggaattctctgcctcagagggcggtggaggccggtgatctggatactttcaagagagagctagatagggatcttaaagatagcagagtcaggggatatgggtagaaggcaggaacggggtactgattgtggatgatcagccatgatcacattgaatggcggtgctggctcgaagggccgaatggcctcctcctgcacctgttgtctattgtctattgcttattgttaacctatgatgagcgtttgtcggcactgggctgctagtcgctggagtttagaagaatgatggggaacctcagtgaaatttaccgaatagtgaagcctggatagattggatgtggagaggatgtttccactagtgggagagtctaggaacttcattcttctaagctcctgccgttatttttctatgtttctatgactgtgcaggaaggaactgcagatgctggtataaactgaagatagacacaaaaagctggagtaactcagcgggacaggcagcatctctgcagagaagggatGAGTtggttcccttcttcagacttcccttctcctcccctctctctatccccctgcaGGCTGGCTGCCCCGTGGATTGCCGGTGCTCGAAGCCCCGGCTTTGCCCGGCTGGAGTGCCGCTGGTTTGGGACGACTGCACTTGTTGCCGGGTCTGCGCCGCTCGCTTTAACGAGAAGTGCGGCGCGCTGAAGCCGTGCGCCCCGGGACTGCGCTGTCAGACGGCGGCCGGGCAGAACAGCAGCCGTGGGGTGTGTAGAGGTGAGCGGGTCAGTCTGgccctcgcgcacacacacacacacacacacacacacacagacagacagacacacactcacacacacacacacacacacacacacacacacacacacacacacacagacagacacacactcacacacacacacacacacacacacacacacactcacacacacacacacacacgcacacgcacacgcacacacacacacaccacacactcacattcacactacacacacacacacacgcccacacacgcacacacacacacacacacacacacacacacacacacacccacacacacccacacacacacacacacacacacacacacacacacacacacaacaacacacactcacactcacacacacactcacattcacacacacactcacattcacacacacacactcacattcacacacacacacgcacacacacactcacattcacacacacacactcacattcacacacacacacgcacacacacacactcacattgacacacacacacacgcacacacacactcacattcacacacacacactcacattcacacacacacactctcacacacacgcacgcacactcactcacactcacacacacacacaccacacacacacacgcacacacacacacacacaaacagacacacacacactcacacacacagacactcacacacacacactcacacacacacactcactcacacacacacacacacacgcacacgcacactcacgcaccgcactgcacacacacacacacacacacacacgcacgcacgcacgcacgcacgcacgcacgcacacacacacacacacacacacacacacacacacacacacacacacaacctgccagaggagatagttgtagCAGATAGTATaacaacagttaaacaggtatatggataggacaggtttggagggatatggaccaaacgcaggcaagtgggactagtgtagctgggacatgttggctggtatgggcgagttgggcagaagggcctgtttccacactgtatcattctatgactattgcatatgacaaataaattatCCCGGGTcttgtgaggaaagattgaaaaggctaggcttgtattcactggagtttagaaggatgaggggatatcttatagaaacatataacattataaaaggactggccaagctagatgcaggaaaaatgttcccaatgttgggcgagtccagaaccaggggccacagtcttagaataaaggggaggccatttaagactgaggtgagaaaaaaacgttttcacccagaaagttgtgaatttgtggaattccctgccacagagggcagtggaggccaagtcactggatggatttaagagagagttagatagagctctaggggctagtggaatcaagggctaagattattaagggtttggacaagctagaggcaggtaacatgttccctatgttgggggagtccagaaccaggggccacacacagtttaagaatatggagtaagccatttagaacggagacatggaaacactttttcacacagagagttgtgagcctgtggaattctctgcctcagagggcggtggaggccggttctctggatactttcaagagagagctagatagggctcttaaagataacggagtcaggggatatggggagaaggcaggaacggggtacagattggtgatgatcagccatgatcacattgaatggcggtactggctcgaagggccgaatggcctcctcctgcacctattgtctattgtctattgtctattgacattgaaTATCAAGTACATCAAGGACTCTCAGTGCAAACATTTTGAGATCATAATGAGATCGTATTGAagctgaatgtaagcatgcaggtacagcaggcagtgaagaagggccgaatggcctcctccagcacctattgtctatgtttttacATATCTTGCAGCTGCCACAGCCGGGCGCCCGTGCTCCAAGGATGGCAGGGTTTACCAGCATGGCGAGGGGTTCTTGGCCAGCTGCCGGCTACACTGCCTGTGCCAGGACGGCAAGGTGGGCTGCCGGGCGCTGTGCCCACtgcatctgccccctcccccggccTCCTGCCCGCATCCTCGTCTGGTACCGGTGCCCAGGACCTGCTGCCGGACGTGGACCTGCCTTGGAGACGTCTTCAAGGAGCCGGAGCTCGGCTGGAACGGAGAGGAAGGGGAATGGGACGACTCTGGCAATGAGGTGGTCGACCAGAGACTGGGGGCGAAGAGTGAgtctggatgtgtgtgtgtgtgtgtgtgtctatgtgtgtgtgtgtgtgtgtgtctatatatgtgtgtgtgtgtgtctatgtgtgtgtgcgtctatgtgtctatatgtgtgtatgtgtgtgtgtacgtgtgtgtgtgtgtgtgcaactatatatctatgtgtgtgtgtgtctatgtgtgtgtgtgtgtgtgtctatgtgtgtgtgtttacatgtgtgtgtgtgtgtgtctacgtgagtgtgtgtgtgtgtgtgagtgtctatgtgtgtgtgtgtgtcgatgtgtgtgtgtctatgtgtgtgtgtgtctataagtgtgtatgtttatgtgtgtatgtctatgtgtgtgtatctatatgtgtgtgtgtgtctataaatgtgtatgtctatgtgtgtgtgtgtgtgtgtgtgtctataagtgtgtgtgtctataagtgtgtgtgtggctatgtgtgtgtgtgtctatgtgtgtgtgtgtggctgagtgtgtgtgtgtctatgtgtgtgtgtgtgtatctatgtgtgtgtgtgtggctatgtgtgtgagtgtctatgtgtgtgtgtctatgtgtgtgtgtgtctatgtgtgtgtgtgtggctatgtgtgtgtatgtgtgtgtctatgtgtgtgtgtgtgtctatgtgtgtgtgtgtgtgtgtctatgtgtgtgtgtgtctataaatgtgtgtgtgtgtctatacgtgtgtgtctatgtgtgtgtgtgtctatgtgtgtgtgtctgtctataagtgtgtgtctatgtgtgtgtgtgtgtgtgtctatgtgtatgtgtgtctataagtgtgtgtctatgtgtgtgtgtctatgtgtgtgtgtgtctataagtgtgtgtctatgtgtgtgtgtctatgtgtgtgtctatatgtgtgtgtgtgtgtgtctatatgtgtgtgtgtgtgtgtgtgtctataagtgtgtgcgtgtgtctatgtgtgtgtgtctataagtgtgtgtgtgtgtgtgtgtgtgtgtgtgtctataagtgtgtgtgtctatatgtgtgtgtgtgtgtgtgtctataagtgtgtgtgtgtgtctatgtgtgtgtgtgtctatgtgtgtgtgtgtgtgtgtgtgtgtgtgtctatatgtgtgagtgtgtctatTGCTGACGGCTCATTTCCATGGTCCAGGATGGCGGGGTCGGTCCAGGTCCGGGTCGAGATCCCAGAACAGGCAGGGCTGCCGACTCCACGTTACCGAGTGGTCTCCCTGCACCGTGACCTGTGGCATCGGCTTGTCCACACGGACCAGCACCAACAACACGCGGTGCCGGCAGAAAGAGGAGAGCCGACTATGCCAAGTGCGGCCTTGCGACATGATCAACCATCTCCTCCCCACGGTGAGTccacaggtagagttgctgcttcacggcgccagagacccggccccaacacctgtccctttgcctcccccctcgactccatccaagggcccaagctgcctttccaggtgcggcagaggttcacctgcacctcctccaacctcatctactgcatccgctgctctaggtgtcagctgctctacatcggtgagaccaagtgcaggctcggcgatcgcttcgcccaacacccccgctcggttcgcaataaccaacctgatctcccggtggctcagcacttcacctccccctcccattcccaatctgacctctctgtcctgggcctcctccatggccagagtgagtcccaccgcatattcgaggagcagcacctcatatttcgcttgggcagtttacaccccagcggtatgaacattgacttctctaacttcagatagcccttgctttccctctctctccatcccctcccccttcccagttctcccgccagtctggattacatcgcattattcattcactcctcagtcacactcggtggtggtaagctacttctgtagccacagctgccctggggcagactgatggaagcgtggctgccaatctgcgcctacggcccctccgaccaccaccaatcactcacacacattcacacacaggcaaaggtgggtgaagtgtcttgcccaaggacacaacgacagtatgcactccaagcgggattcgaaccggctaccttccggttgccagccgaacacttagcccattgtgccatctgtcgtccccactgtcagagtgaggcccaacgcaatttggaggagcagcacctcatatttcccttgggccagcggtatgaacattgacttctctaacttcagatagcccttgctttccctctctctccatcccctcccccttctcccactagtcttaatgtctccgactacatctgtcccgccccctcccctgacatcagtctgaagaagggtctcaacctgaaacgtcgcccattccttctctccagtgatgctgcctgtcccgctgagttactccagcattttgtgtcaatttagCTCAGCTGAATTCAACTGATCGAAGAGCTCCTGTTTTACAGAAAGGCAGTGCCTGCCTGAAGACATACAAGGAGCAGGTGCCCCGGCCGTTTGTGTACAACGGGTGTACCAGCCTGAAGAGTTACCGGCCCAAGTACTGTGGCATGTGCCAGgatgggagatgctgcctgccgtcggagagccggagcacccggatccgCTTCCAGTGCCCTGGCGTGGACAGCATGGTGGTGACGGTGGCCAAGATCAAGAGGTGCGCGTGTACCCGACCCCAGGGACTCGCCACCAGCTGCCCCCGCCCGCCCACGGGCAACCACGTCTAGAAGAGGAGGAGGTTGCAGGATCTCACCCAGCCTCAGCTCCATGCTTGAGCCGAAGGCATCGGGGATTCGACGCGGGTACGATCCGCTGGACACCACAACACGCAGAGGGCcacgcacatgcacatgcacacgcacatgcacacgcacacgcatggaCATTTTCCCCCTTCCACCAAACTTCatatttttatgtttttaactaAATTTTACCTACATTTGTTTGGGGACTTTTGCAGGCAGTGATGGCATGATGGTCTTCATCGCAAGagggtttgagtttaggagcaagtccGCAGACTggactttttttaaatgttcatggTACAGCATCGTTACGGCAACCAAAATGGGATTAAGCCACAAtggttgacttggacaggttgggtgagtgggcagacgcatggcagattaagtttaatgcggataaatgtgaggttatccactttggtaacaaaaacaggaaggcagattactatctgaatggtgtcaagttgggaaaaggggaagtacaacgggatctggggctccttgttcatcagtctatgaaagtaagcatgcaggtacagcaggcagtgaagaaagcgaatggcatattggcctttataacaagaggagtcgagtataggagcaaagaggtccttctgcagttgtacagagccctagtgagaccacacctggagcattgtgtgcagttttggtcccctcatttgaggaaggacattcttgctattgagggagtgcagcgtaggtttacaaggttaattcctgggatggcgggactgtcatatgttgagagaatggagcggctgggcttgtacactctggacttcagaaggatgagaggggattcttattgaaacatataagattgttaagggtttggacacgctagaggcaggaaacatgttcccgatgttgggggagtccagaaccaggggccacacagtttaagaataaggggtaaaccatttagaacggagaagaggaaacactttttcacacagagagttgtgagtctgtggaattctctgcctcagagggcggtggaggccggttctctggatactttcaagagagaactagattgggctcttaaagatagcggagtcaggggatatggggagaaggcaggaatggggtactgattggggatgatcagccatgatcacattgagtggcggtgctggctcgaagggccgaatggcctactcctgcacctattgtctattgtctattgacattgaaTATCAAGTACATCAAGGACTCTCAGTAGAAACATACTGAGATCAGAATGCCTCTGTTATTGAggctgaatgtaagcatgcaggtacaacaggcagtgaagaaagctagtggcatgttggccttcatggtctggtttggctcagccaccgaccacgacatccggaggctgtagcgaatcatccgatcagttgagaaggttattggctgcaaccttccccccattgacgaactgtacactgcaagggccaggaagcgagcgggtaagatcatctctgacccctctcaccctggccacaaactctttgaatcgcttccctctggaaggcgactccggactgtcaaagctgccacaaccagacataaaaacagcttttttccacgagtagtagctctactcaataaccacaaatctgtagcctcctattGCTTTGGTATTttgtttaattcacatgtttaatcgataatgttttattattaatgtttaatgttttatctgTCATTctgaactgtcactgtatgtcatgttgtcacttgcgggcggagcaccaaggccaattccttgtatgtgaatacttggccaataaacttattcattcacttCTTCATTTATTCATGGCGAGATAATTTGAGcccaggagcaaggaggtcctactgcagttgggcagggccctagtgagaccacacctggagtattgtgtgcagttttggtctccgaatttgaggaaggacattcttgctattgagggagtgcagcgtaggtccacaagattaattcccgggactctgtgaggcagccactgtgccaccctattgatACGAACTGACTGATTCTGTTTCATCGCTGTACCTCTAACCTAAAATCAAAtctgaaccagagcacccggaggaagcccacgcgggtcacagggaggacgtgcaaactccacgccaacagcgcccgaggtcaggatcgaacctgtgaacCTGGCGCTGGGAGGCTTCAGGCCCTGTGTTGGTCCGTACAGTCCCACAGGAGTATGTGATGATCTGTGCGACCTTTGACCCACCTGGAGAGAAGCCATGCTGGATGAGGCCTAGTTAGTGGTTGCCGGGGCAAAGCCTAGCCGCATAGTGTGGAGAGAAGAATAGATCCTTTCTTCAGCTGAATCACGAGCCCCTAAAGCTCAAGTGACTCCAATTAGCCAATTACTAGTTGTGCACAAGGACAGACAAAAatgcgtaggaaagaacagcagatgctgatttaaatcgaagatagacacaaattgctggagtaactcagcgggacaggcagcaataagtgacatttcgggtcgagacccttcttcagacaggatctTTCAAAAATCtatcatctatttatttatcttttaAATCTATCTAAtgttccagcttctttcacccacAGTGCAGAAACATTTTTTTGTGTCTCAAAACTCGTCTGTGCGAGTCTGGTGTGGGGTTGGGGTGACAAGAGATCCATGTTCatcggtacggtggcgcagcggtagagttgctgcctcacagcgccagagacccgggttcgatcctgaccgcgggcgctgtctgcacaaagtttgcaccttcccccccaccgtgacctgcgtgggtttcctctgggtgctccggtttcctcccacactccaaagacgtgcaggttaattggattctgcaaattgtccctagtgcgtgttggatcgagctagtgtacggggagtgatcgctggccgggcgcggactcggtgggccgaaggtcctgtttccacgctgtatctccaaaaaaaataagacttaagggcctgtcccacttgccgattttttttggcgactgccggcatcaatgACCGACGTGTCAGGTCGCGGAAAAATTGGCGGCGTGATGACGTGGCGACGCGCGGTGTTTCCGCAAGTGTGGCAACATTttgtttgtcgccgctggattttgaaatgttcaaaatcttttggtgacgcTGATattatgccggcagttgccggaaaaaaaatcggcaagtgggacaggccctttatgaggatgttatagaaaataggtacaggaggaggccattcggcccttcgagccagcaccgcgttacattggccttcatcagtgagaGTATTGAGGATTGAAATTGGGGCGTTATGCAAGTTGTACATGGTGTTAGTTAGGCCATatttagtgtgagtgtgtgtgtgtgggtgtgggtgtgtaagTGAGTGTGAATGTGCTGGTGGATGAGCAAAGGAGTGTGTGTTAGTGCGTGCGTAGGTGTGCGCGTTTCTatgcgtgtgtgcatgcatgtgagtGTGCATGCGTGAGTATACATGTGCGCCTGTATAGGTGCGTGAGTGtgcttgtgtgggtgtgtgagtgagtgtgtgtgtgagtgtgaatgtgtgggtgggtgagtatgtgtgtgtgagtgtgggtgggtgagtgagtgagtgtgtgtgtgagtgtgtgagtgaatgtgagggtgagt
Coding sequences within:
- the LOC116990101 gene encoding CCN family member 1-like; its protein translation is MPSATLWCTLVLLGASTLAKEAGCPVDCRCSKPRLCPAGVPLVWDDCTCCRVCAARFNEKCGALKPCAPGLRCQTAAGQNSSRGVCRAATAGRPCSKDGRVYQHGEGFLASCRLHCLCQDGKVGCRALCPLHLPPPPASCPHPRLVPVPRTCCRTWTCLGDVFKEPELGWNGEEGEWDDSGNEVVDQRLGAKRWRGRSRSGSRSQNRQGCRLHVTEWSPCTVTCGIGLSTRTSTNNTRCRQKEESRLCQVRPCDMINHLLPTKGSACLKTYKEQVPRPFVYNGCTSLKSYRPKYCGMCQDGRCCLPSESRSTRIRFQCPGVDSMVVTVAKIKRCACTRPQGLATSCPRPPTGNHV